A part of Lactobacillus sp. ESL0700 genomic DNA contains:
- a CDS encoding L-threonylcarbamoyladenylate synthase, with translation METKIFSEGQIDDAVKLLAAGELVAFPTETVYGLGAIATNEKSVKGVYAAKGRPSDNPLIVTVSDAEMMARYAKEVPERAKKLIKHFWPGPLTLLLFVKPSSLPSAVTGGLDTVAFRCPDDKLTHDLIAKLGYPIVGPSANTSTKPSPTTAQHVYHDLKGKIAGIIDGGETRVGLESTIIDLSVATPIVLRPGEITPEELSAVLGEKVLINTGKVSDQDVPKAPGMKYRHYAPAAPVVVVDDAKDFAQINFDKTTGVMALDAELAKISAPEENKFSLGQNLADADHNLFGGLRYFDDKKDIKQIFVQGFSGSEATLAYMNRLNKAAAGHHYQAN, from the coding sequence ATGGAAACGAAAATTTTTTCAGAAGGACAAATTGATGATGCAGTCAAATTGCTAGCTGCAGGTGAATTAGTCGCTTTTCCAACGGAAACGGTTTATGGCCTGGGAGCAATTGCCACTAATGAAAAGTCCGTCAAGGGTGTTTATGCAGCTAAGGGGCGACCAAGTGACAATCCGTTAATTGTGACGGTTTCAGACGCTGAAATGATGGCAAGATATGCCAAAGAAGTGCCAGAACGGGCAAAAAAGTTAATTAAGCACTTTTGGCCAGGCCCATTAACATTGTTGCTTTTTGTTAAGCCTAGTAGCCTGCCTAGCGCTGTTACTGGCGGTCTTGACACAGTTGCCTTTCGCTGCCCCGATGACAAGCTGACCCATGATTTAATTGCCAAGTTGGGTTATCCGATTGTGGGGCCGTCAGCCAATACATCAACTAAGCCTAGTCCGACAACTGCACAACATGTTTATCATGATCTTAAGGGCAAAATTGCTGGTATCATTGATGGCGGAGAGACAAGAGTTGGATTAGAATCAACGATTATTGACTTGTCAGTTGCGACTCCGATTGTTTTGCGTCCCGGCGAGATTACTCCGGAAGAGCTAAGTGCAGTTTTGGGAGAAAAGGTACTGATTAACACCGGCAAGGTTTCTGATCAGGATGTACCAAAGGCACCAGGGATGAAGTACCGGCACTATGCACCTGCTGCTCCTGTAGTGGTAGTTGATGATGCTAAAGACTTTGCGCAGATTAATTTTGATAAAACAACAGGCGTGATGGCTCTTGATGCTGAATTAGCTAAAATTTCTGCACCAGAAGAAAATAAATTTAGCTTAGGGCAAAATTTAGCCGACGCTGATCATAATTTGTTTGGCGGCCTACGTTATTTTGACGATAAAAAGGACATCAAACAGATCTTTGTCCAAGGCTTCAGTGGTAGTGAAGCAACTTTAGCTTATATGAATAGACTAAATAAGGCTGCTGCTGGGCACCACTACCAAGCAAATTAA
- the upp gene encoding uracil phosphoribosyltransferase, translating to MGKFTVLDHPLIQHKLTIIRRKETSSNEFRRIVGEIGGLMTYEITRDLPLKDVEIETPIGKTTQKEIAGKKMTIVPILRAGIGMLNGVMEMIPSAKVGVIGMYRDEETLKPHEYFCKMPKDIAERECLVVDPMLATGGSANMAIGALKKRGVKDIKLAVLVAAPEGVKAIQEENPDVDIYAAAEDKELLPNGYIFPGLGDAGDRLFGTK from the coding sequence ATGGGCAAATTTACAGTTTTGGATCACCCATTGATTCAGCACAAGTTAACCATTATCAGACGTAAGGAAACGAGTTCTAACGAATTTCGCCGGATTGTCGGTGAAATTGGTGGTCTTATGACTTATGAAATCACCAGAGATTTGCCATTAAAGGATGTTGAGATTGAAACACCAATTGGCAAGACTACGCAGAAGGAAATTGCCGGCAAAAAAATGACGATTGTGCCAATCTTGCGTGCTGGTATTGGGATGCTTAACGGTGTAATGGAAATGATTCCGTCAGCTAAGGTTGGCGTTATTGGGATGTACCGTGATGAAGAAACTTTGAAGCCACATGAATATTTCTGCAAGATGCCAAAGGATATTGCAGAACGTGAATGCTTGGTTGTCGACCCAATGCTTGCCACTGGTGGTTCAGCTAATATGGCTATTGGTGCTTTGAAGAAGCGCGGCGTTAAGGATATTAAGTTAGCTGTCTTAGTTGCTGCACCAGAAGGTGTTAAGGCAATTCAAGAAGAAAATCCAGACGTTGATATTTATGCCGCAGCCGAAGATAAAGAATTATTGCCAAACGGCTATATTTTCCCAGGTCTTGGCGATGCTGGTGACCGGCTATTTGGAACTAAATAG